TGTATTGGTTATAATTTCCGCAAAATCGGAATCCTTTGGGCCAATAGCCACTATTGGTCGGTCAGAAACCATATATTCAAATAATTTACCCGGAATAATACTTTTGGTATCCTGTGAATCAATTTCTATCAACAACAAAACCTGAGAATTTCTTTGATGAGCAATTGCTTCGGTGTGCGATACATACCCTAAATTATTAACATATCCATTTAATCCATATTGAGAGATGGTTTCTAAAACTTCCTGACTCACCGCACCAATTAATTTTATTTCTAAATGAGACTTAAAATCAGGGATTTCATGAAGTAATTCAACCAAACTTTCCCATAAAATCAAAGGATTTCTTTCGGATAGAAATGACCCAATATGAGCTAAACTAAATTTAGTATCTAAGGTTTGTTTTGCTACTTCTTCGGTATCATATCCATTGGTAATAACCGCAATTGGTTTACTAGTAATGGCTTGAAATTCGGTTTTTGTAGTTTTACTGGTAACGATAATTGTATCGGCTGAATTCAATACTTTATGCTCTAACGCCTTGTGTTTATTAGCCGCATACTTAGACAATCGCAATGCTTTATGATACCCAATCGTGGTCCATGGATCTCTGAAATCAGCAAACCATTTTACATTCAATTTTTCTTTTAATTCTAATCCAATAAGATGTAAACTATGAGGTGGTCCCGAAGTTACAATGGTATCAATATTATGCTCTAAAATGTATTTCTCTAAATACGAAACTGATGGTTTTACCCAAAAAATACGGGCATCCGGTATAAACAAATTTCCTCGAATCCAAAGAAAGGTTTTATCCAAAAAAGATTGTTTCTTTTTATTGGGAATAATTCCAGAACTGATTTTTTTGGTTTTATTCTTCGAAAAGAAAGAAGCCAATTGATAGGGTTCAAAAATTTTATGTTTTACTATAATGGCTTTATCCGAAACTTCATTTACTAATGCTTCATCAACAATAGGATAGGTTGGATTTTCTGGAATATATACAGTGGGCAGAATACCAAAATCTGGCAAATATTTTACAAACTTAAGCCAACGTTGCACTCCTGGCCCTCCTGCTGGTGGCCAATAATAGGTAATTATTAATAGTTTTTTTTGTTCCAAGTTTCAGGTTTACTATTTTTTAAATTTATAAGTTTAATTTTAAACTTATAATATGCACAGACTATTCACTAGTAAAAAATTGTTCAACAACAATTTTTAATCCTTCTTTTTATTTAGTTTTTCTAACTCTTCAATATCTAAAATATCTTTAGGACGATTTGTGGCTTTTTTAGCTTTTATCAAATTATCATAATCTAAAAAATATACTGGAATTTCTTTCAGGAAAACAATAGTTGAATTTTGCAGTAAATTATCAAATTTTTCATTTTCTAATCCTTTAATAGAAGTCATTACATCTAACCTCAACCCATAAGAAATAGTAAAATCTGTAAATCCTACAACAAATTGCATGGTTTCAAGTGATTCAAAATCTCCAATTCCAATTGCTGCAAAAGCAAGACGAAGATTTTTTCTATTTTCAATAGTATCTTCAATCAATAAATCAATATCACCTGTGTTTCTGGTATACCCATAAATATTTACTGCTAATCCGCCAATAGTTAGATAACGAACATTATATTCATTGAGTTTTTCCCAAATATCTAAAATTTCTTGAAGCATTATTTTTTCTGAATAATTCTTGGTGCTGTTTTTAAGGCATACGAAATCTCAACCAAAACCATAAATCGTTCTAATCTTTCAGCATATGTTTTTTGCAAATCAGAAACTTCAATTTCTTTTTGCATTAATTTATTTTCTTTTTTATGTAAAGATTTCATATTCAAATGTACAATTTTAGTAAAACAATCAGACTAATTCTCATTGTCTTTACTCTTTTGTTTTCCTCTTTGTTCAAAATAAATCCCACCTACTAACAATATCAAAATGCAAACAGAACTTATTAATGCAATTGTACTTCCTGTTTGAACTACTTGCGGTTCAAACTTAAATTCTATAGTATGATTTCCTGATGGAATTTTTAATGCTCTTAAAACATAATTAGCCTGAAAAACATCAGTTTTATTTCCGTCTATATAAGCATTCCAACCATTTTTATAATACATTTCAGAAAAAACAGCAACTCCTTCATGTGAATTAGTAGCAGAATATTTTAAATAATTGGGTTTATAAACATCTAATTTTATTACAGCTGAACTGTCTTTAACAAAGCTTTTAGGATCTGATTTAAATCTAGAACCAAACTCAAAATCATTTACAACTGCTACGTTTTTAGAATCTAAGTGATCTAAAGCTTTCATCTCATTATCAGCAGAATCCACTAATTCAATCTGTCTTACAAACCAGGCATTTCCATTAATTTCTGGATTTAAAGTTGGAAATTCTTTCCCTTCTTTATCGGCTTGAATTACATACTTAACATTAAGCATGTTCAAGATTTCTAAATTATTTTTAGCAATTTGATAATCAAATAATTGCTGCATTCTTCTTGGTTTCACTGCGCTATACCCTCCAATAGACTTATGGAAGTACGATGCTCTAGCGCTTGATAAATTACCCGAAACTTCAAAAACTCGGTAATGAGTTGTGTCCTGTAAAATCTGAGCATCAGTAGGTGTTTCTTGAAAAGGAACTGCAACTTCTCTTCCGCTTACAAAATCTTTTCCTGAAACATATCTTTTATCTACAAAAAACAAATCAAAAATCATCAAAAGTCCTACTACTATTATAGCGGTATTTTGAGCAAATCTATTTTTAATAAACAACCATAATATTCCTGCTGAAACTAAAATAAAGAAAGCGGAACGCAATAAATCAGCACTATAAAGACTTTTTCTGTCTGCTTTTAATGCATCGACAAAACTAGGTCCGTAGGTCTGTAAAAAATAGCTGTCACCACTTCCAGAGAAACTAAACATGCTTTTGCACAAAAACAAAATAACAATAACTCCCAAACCAAAAATTCCAGTTTGAACCAATCCCTTAGTTTGTTGTTCTTTTTCGGACATAAAAAAAGATTGCAATCCCATAATTGCCAAAACTGGAAAACATAATTCTAATAGAACTTGTATTGATGAAACAGCTCTAAACTTATTATACATGGGAACATGATCTATAAAAAAGTCTGTCAAAAGAGCAAAGTTTTTCCCCCATGAAAGTATTAATGCAAACATTGCGCCTGCAAAAAACACATATTTTATTTTTCGTTTGTCAATAAATAAAGCTAAAACTGCCAAAAAGAAAACCACAACCCCAATGTAAGCTGGTGCGGCAACAATAGGCTGATCTCCCCAATAGGTTGGTAATCCCGAAACAAAATCGCTTGCTTGTGCTTCTGGTACCCCTTGACCAATCATGAATTCATACATGCTACTATCTGTCCCTACTGCTTCACTATTAGAGCCTCCAAAAAGTCTTGGAGCAATAAGATTGAAACTTTCGGTGATTCCGTAACTGTACTCCGTAATATAATCTCTGGATAGCGCACTGTTTCCAACAATTTTAGAACCATCTGGATTAAAAGTCAATTCGCTTTTTCCACGCGTGCTAAAATCAGTATATTCTGTAGTCGCTAATAAATTAGTTGCATTTGCTCCAATAGCAAATATACCTGCCACGGCTAATACACCACAAGAGGTTAACAGTTCTTTATATTGTTTCTCTTTTACTGCTTGATAAATAAAATAACCTGAAAGTATCAATAAGAAAATCAATAAATAATAGGTCATTTGGAAGTGATTCGCATTAATTTCTAAGGCTGTTGCAAACAAAGTAATCAATCCTCCCAGAATATATTTTCGTTGAAAAACCAATATAAAACCAGCAATAACTAATGGCATATACCCAATTGCATGCGCTTTGGCATTGTGTCCGACACCAAGAATTATAATCAAATAGGTTGAAAAACCAAAAGCGATAGCGCCAAAAAAAGCTTTAAGAGGATCTACTTTTAAAACCAATAACAACCCATAAAACCCAATAAAATAAAGAAATAAATAATCTGCTGGGCGAGGTAGAAATCGCAAAGCATCATCAATAGCTCCGATATAATCGTGTGGGTATTTTGCTCCTAACTGATACGTTGGCATACCGCCAAAAGCCGAGTTAGTCCAGTAAGGCTCTTCATGATCTGAGGCTCTAAAATCATTTTGCTCTTTAGCCATACCTGTATATTGAGCAATATCTGATTGAAAGATTTGCTTGCCTTGCAATACAGGATAAAAATAGATAAGAGAAATGAGGACAAAACCAATTAGGGCTAGCGCGTGTGGATAGAACTTATTTATTATTTTCAATTTAAAACGGTTTGGATTAGAGTATCAACGAATAGTATAAACGACAAATTTAATCTATTTCTTCGTAATCAACGTAATCCCCTACTTTTTTGGTTTCGCGAGGATTTTTAGCATGGGTAGTATCATATATAACCTCATCCTTATTGGAAGATTTCTGCCAAGAACTATCTTGGGCATATTGTTGCTGTTGTTGAAAACTCTCTCCTGCTTTTTCTACTACTTTTTTAACGATTAATGGCAAAAATAATTTGGCCAAAAACTTAAAAATATAATAGAAAGCCATAATATAAAATATCGTTTCTATGAAACCCGTGAATGAGGCTGTTTGCATAATCAAATAATTTTTTTTCAAAATTAATAAATTCATCCCGAACCTTCGGGACAAAATTAAAATATCATTCTTAAATAAATAATAAAATATAGTACATTTGAAATGCGTTATTACTTTTTAACCCCTAAAAAAATAATATGTTCAAATTCAAAAGTACAGTTGTTGTTGCGCTTCTCATGATTCCAATGCTTAATTATGCACAACACACCGATGAAATAAACTCAAATAGACCTGGCGAAACAATGTCTGCTTTTTCAGTTGGAAAATCAGTTTTCCAAATAGAAACAGGTATTTACGGTATTACTGAGAAACATAATTTATTGAATTATGATGCCAATGGTTTTGGAGTTGATGCTACTTTACGATGGGGTTTATTTATGGAAAGATTAGAATTTGTAGCGGATTTACAATACCAAAATGAAAAAGTTAACGCCCTTTTTAGTAGCACAGAAAAATCTGCATTAAAGCAAACTGTCCTTGGCGCTAAATATCTGATTTACGATCCTTTCAAGAATTACGAAAAAAAAGTCAATCTTTATAGCTGGAAAGCCAACCACGCTTTTAACTGGCATCAGTTAATTCCTGCCGTATCAGTATTTGCAGGTGCTAATCTGACTTTTTCAGATAATCCATATTCTTTTTCTCCTGATGGAACTATTTCACCAAAAATAATGTTGATTACTCAAAACCATTTTGGTGACGGAACCTGGGTTTTTGTAACTAACATTATCGCTGATTACATCTCAACGGACTACCCTAGCTATGGTTATGTACTAACACTTACAAAAGGATTCAATGACAAATGGTCTGGTTTTATAGAAAATCAAGGTTATAAAAGCGATTTTTATAGCGATGCTATTGTTAGAACTGGTGCCGCTTATTTAATAAATAAAGACACTCAAATTGACGCTTCAATAAGCACTAATTTCAAAGATACTCCATCGATATTATATGGTGGCGTAGGTATTTCTTGGCGATATGATGCAAATTACAAAGAAGTACGAATGGATGTTGATAGTGGCGACTCCAATAAAAAAGCACTTCGACGAGCTAAAAAGACTAAAAGAGGATAAATCTAAATAAAACAAATGCTTCAAACCTTAAAAGCCCATTAATTTGGGCTTTTTTTTATGTCGCTTTTTTATTCTGTCAAAGTTAGTTATATTCGTGGCGTTGTCTTAAAACAAAACATTTTCTCAATGATTACAATACAAGAAGCTAAAACAAAAAAGGAGTTAACAGATTATATCAAATTCCCTTTTTCTTTATACAAAAACAATAAGTACTGGGTTCCGCCAATCATTGCTGACGAACTAGAAACTTTTGATAAAACAAAAAATCCTGCTTTCGAAAATGCTGAAGCTTACTTTTATATCGCTTATAAAGACAACAAAATTGTAGGTCGAATAGCAGCAATAATTAATTGGGATGAAGTAAACAACCAACAAAAAAGCAAAGTCCGTTTTGGCTGGTTTGATGTAATCGATGATATTGAAGTAACTAAAGCTTTGCTTGAAAAAGTATATGAATTAGGGCGCAAAAACAATTTAGAACATGTAGAAGGACCGATGGGTTTTTCTAACTTAGACAAAGTTGGTGTTTTAACCGAAGGATTTGAAGAGATTGGCACTATGATTACTTGGTACAATCATCCGTATTATGCGAATCATTTTGAGCAATTAGGATACGAAACCGAAAAGGAATACTTAGAAAATAAATTCCCTTTTGTCAACGTAAAATTAGAGTATTTCGACAAAGCACAAGAATTAATCAAAAGACGCTACCAACTCAAAGCGCTCAATTTCAAAAAGACCAAAGAGGTCATGCCCTATGTAGACAAAATGTTTGATTTATTCAATGCTTCGTATGCCAGTCTATCCTCTTTTGTGGCCATTTCGGATATTCAAAAAGAATATTTCAAAAAAAAATACATCAGTTTTATCAATCCAGAATACATTAAATTTGTAGAAGACAAAGATGGAAATTTAGTAGCTTTTGCTATAGTAATGCCGAGTTTTTCAAAAGCATTGCAAAAAGCAAATGGCAAATTATTCCCTTTTGGATTTCTTCATTTATTAAATGCCCGAAACAATAGCAAAGACGTAACTTTTTATCTTATTGGTGTACATCCAGAATATCAAAACAAAGGAGTTCACGCTATTATTTTCAAAGAATACCATACTACTTTTACCGAAAAAGGCATTGAAAACTGCATCCGAACACCAGAATTAGCTGATAATCATGCCATTCATTTGCTTTGGAAAAACTTTGATCCAAAAATTATCTGTAGACGAAAAACGTTCAAAAAATATTTATAAATCAATCCATAAAAAAACCCATCTTGAAAAAGATGGGTTTTTAATTTATTTTAAATCGGAAAATTTAAACTTATGAAACGTCAACTGTAGTACGTTCCGCAATTTCTTTATACGTTCCATTTTCTAATTTTTCTCTAATCGCTTCAAATGCTGCCAAAGTTTCATCAATATCAGCAATAGTATGTGAAGAAGTAGGAATCATACGCAATAAGATAATCCCTTTTGGAATTACTGGATAAACAACTATTGACAAGAAAATTCCATAATTCTCTCTCAAATCATTCACCATAATCATTGCTTCTGGAATAGAACCTTCAAGATAAACTGGTGTAATACAAGTATTTGTATCACCAATGTTAAATCCTTTTTCTTTCAAGCCGTTTTGTAACGCATTTACGTTTACCCACAACTTATCTTTTATTTCTGATGATTGACGCAACAATTCTAAACGTTTCAATGACCCAATAGTTTGAATCATTGGCAATGCTTTAGCAAACATTTGAGAACGCAAATTGTATTTCAAGTAATCAATAATATCTTTATCAGCAGCAACAAAAGCACCAATGTTAGCCATTGATTTTGCAAAAGTTGAGAAATACACATCAATATCATCTTGAACTCCTTGCTCTTCTCCTGCTCCTGCTCCTGTAGCGCCAAGAGTTCCAAAACCGTGAGCATCATCAACAAGTAAACGGAAATTGTATTTCTTTTTCATTTCTACTACTTCCTTCAACTTTCCTTGTTGCCCACGCATTCCAAAAACACCTTCGGTAATAAATAAAATACCTCCACCGTTTTCTTCTGCAAGTTTTGTAGCACGTTGCAAGTTTTTCTCCATGCTTTCTACATCGTTATGACGATACGTAAAACGTTTCCCCATATGCAAACGAACACCATCTATAATACAAGCATGCGCATCAACATCATAAACTATAACATCATTTTTAGTAACCAAAGCATCGATAATCGAAACCATTCCTTGGTACCCAAAATTCAATAAATAAGCAGATTCTTTCATTACAAAAGCCGCTAATTCTTGCTCCAATTGCTCATGGTATTTTGTGTGTCCACTCATCATACGCGCTCCCATTGGGTAAGCCGCTCCATATTCAATTGCTGCATCAGCATCCGCTTTACGAACTTCTGGATGATTAGCAAGACCTAAATAATCATTCAAACTCCAGTTCAAAATATCTTTTCCCTGAAACTGCATTCTTGGTCCTAATTCTCCCTCAAGTTTAGGAAAAACAAAATAACCTTCCGCTTGTGAAGCCCATTTTCCTAATGGTCCTTTATTGTTTTGAATTCTTTCGAATAAATCTTTTACCATGATATATTGAAGTATTATATTTTTTTTACAAGTTGCAAAAATAAATATTTATAATTTATTATACTCTTGAAAGCAAATTTATTTTCAAGGAGCAATTTCCTGCTATTCATTACAATCTTTTTTTCTAAAATCTTTTTTTCCAAAACTTTGCAGGAACTTCCTTTGGTCGTTCTGCAAAATCAGGAAAAAATAGCTTTTCTCAAAAAAAGGATTTCCATTTCTATCAGGGCTAGAGCGTTATTTTATCCAGAAACTTTGTACATTTGAACTACAATTTTCAATTGCAAAAATCAATCTCAATAAATTATGTCAACAGACAACAAAGAATTAAAACTTGCCGTCCTAATTGATGCTGACAACGTACCTTACAGCAATGTAAAAGGTATGATGGAAGAAATTACAAAATTTGGAACACCAACCACCAAACGCATTTATGCAGATTGGACAAAACCTAATGCAGGAGGCTGGAAATCAGTTTTATTAGAACATGCCATAACTCCTATCCAACAATACAGCTACACGGTAGGTAAAAATTCTTCGGATTCCGCGATGATTATTGATGCTATGGATTTATTATATTCAGATAAAGTTGATGGATTTTGCATTGTTTCCAGCGATTCTGATTTCACACGATTAGCCATTCGTTTGCGTGAATCTGGCATGAAGGTCATAGGAATTGGCGAAAAGAAAACACCCAATTCTTTTATTGTTGCTTGTGACCGATTTGTTTATATTGAGGTTTTAGACGGAGCCATCAAAAAGAAATTACCAAAACGCACATCTGATCCTAAAAAACTAACCGAAAAACCAGTAGAAAAATCACTTAACAAAATAGATATTCAAACTATTGAATTAATCGAAACTACAATAGAAGATATTTGTGATGATGATGGATGGGCTTTCCTTGGTGATGTAGGTAATCTTATTGTAAAGAAAAAACCAGAATTTGATCCTAGAAATTATGGCTTTTCAAAACTAACACCCAT
Above is a window of Flavobacterium sp. 123 DNA encoding:
- a CDS encoding glycosyltransferase family 4 protein — translated: MEQKKLLIITYYWPPAGGPGVQRWLKFVKYLPDFGILPTVYIPENPTYPIVDEALVNEVSDKAIIVKHKIFEPYQLASFFSKNKTKKISSGIIPNKKKQSFLDKTFLWIRGNLFIPDARIFWVKPSVSYLEKYILEHNIDTIVTSGPPHSLHLIGLELKEKLNVKWFADFRDPWTTIGYHKALRLSKYAANKHKALEHKVLNSADTIIVTSKTTKTEFQAITSKPIAVITNGYDTEEVAKQTLDTKFSLAHIGSFLSERNPLILWESLVELLHEIPDFKSHLEIKLIGAVSQEVLETISQYGLNGYVNNLGYVSHTEAIAHQRNSQVLLLIEIDSQDTKSIIPGKLFEYMVSDRPIVAIGPKDSDFAEIITNTNTGVFFDYSEKMKLKSVILDFYNQFLEGKLQVNGIGLQHYSRKNLTKELAKLIQK
- a CDS encoding DUF6036 family nucleotidyltransferase codes for the protein MLQEILDIWEKLNEYNVRYLTIGGLAVNIYGYTRNTGDIDLLIEDTIENRKNLRLAFAAIGIGDFESLETMQFVVGFTDFTISYGLRLDVMTSIKGLENEKFDNLLQNSTIVFLKEIPVYFLDYDNLIKAKKATNRPKDILDIEELEKLNKKKD
- a CDS encoding YfhO family protein, with amino-acid sequence MKIINKFYPHALALIGFVLISLIYFYPVLQGKQIFQSDIAQYTGMAKEQNDFRASDHEEPYWTNSAFGGMPTYQLGAKYPHDYIGAIDDALRFLPRPADYLFLYFIGFYGLLLVLKVDPLKAFFGAIAFGFSTYLIIILGVGHNAKAHAIGYMPLVIAGFILVFQRKYILGGLITLFATALEINANHFQMTYYLLIFLLILSGYFIYQAVKEKQYKELLTSCGVLAVAGIFAIGANATNLLATTEYTDFSTRGKSELTFNPDGSKIVGNSALSRDYITEYSYGITESFNLIAPRLFGGSNSEAVGTDSSMYEFMIGQGVPEAQASDFVSGLPTYWGDQPIVAAPAYIGVVVFFLAVLALFIDKRKIKYVFFAGAMFALILSWGKNFALLTDFFIDHVPMYNKFRAVSSIQVLLELCFPVLAIMGLQSFFMSEKEQQTKGLVQTGIFGLGVIVILFLCKSMFSFSGSGDSYFLQTYGPSFVDALKADRKSLYSADLLRSAFFILVSAGILWLFIKNRFAQNTAIIVVGLLMIFDLFFVDKRYVSGKDFVSGREVAVPFQETPTDAQILQDTTHYRVFEVSGNLSSARASYFHKSIGGYSAVKPRRMQQLFDYQIAKNNLEILNMLNVKYVIQADKEGKEFPTLNPEINGNAWFVRQIELVDSADNEMKALDHLDSKNVAVVNDFEFGSRFKSDPKSFVKDSSAVIKLDVYKPNYLKYSATNSHEGVAVFSEMYYKNGWNAYIDGNKTDVFQANYVLRALKIPSGNHTIEFKFEPQVVQTGSTIALISSVCILILLVGGIYFEQRGKQKSKDNEN
- a CDS encoding DUF4834 family protein encodes the protein MQTASFTGFIETIFYIMAFYYIFKFLAKLFLPLIVKKVVEKAGESFQQQQQYAQDSSWQKSSNKDEVIYDTTHAKNPRETKKVGDYVDYEEID
- a CDS encoding transporter, translated to MFKFKSTVVVALLMIPMLNYAQHTDEINSNRPGETMSAFSVGKSVFQIETGIYGITEKHNLLNYDANGFGVDATLRWGLFMERLEFVADLQYQNEKVNALFSSTEKSALKQTVLGAKYLIYDPFKNYEKKVNLYSWKANHAFNWHQLIPAVSVFAGANLTFSDNPYSFSPDGTISPKIMLITQNHFGDGTWVFVTNIIADYISTDYPSYGYVLTLTKGFNDKWSGFIENQGYKSDFYSDAIVRTGAAYLINKDTQIDASISTNFKDTPSILYGGVGISWRYDANYKEVRMDVDSGDSNKKALRRAKKTKRG
- a CDS encoding GTP cyclohydrolase; translation: MITIQEAKTKKELTDYIKFPFSLYKNNKYWVPPIIADELETFDKTKNPAFENAEAYFYIAYKDNKIVGRIAAIINWDEVNNQQKSKVRFGWFDVIDDIEVTKALLEKVYELGRKNNLEHVEGPMGFSNLDKVGVLTEGFEEIGTMITWYNHPYYANHFEQLGYETEKEYLENKFPFVNVKLEYFDKAQELIKRRYQLKALNFKKTKEVMPYVDKMFDLFNASYASLSSFVAISDIQKEYFKKKYISFINPEYIKFVEDKDGNLVAFAIVMPSFSKALQKANGKLFPFGFLHLLNARNNSKDVTFYLIGVHPEYQNKGVHAIIFKEYHTTFTEKGIENCIRTPELADNHAIHLLWKNFDPKIICRRKTFKKYL
- a CDS encoding aminotransferase class I/II-fold pyridoxal phosphate-dependent enzyme, whose translation is MVKDLFERIQNNKGPLGKWASQAEGYFVFPKLEGELGPRMQFQGKDILNWSLNDYLGLANHPEVRKADADAAIEYGAAYPMGARMMSGHTKYHEQLEQELAAFVMKESAYLLNFGYQGMVSIIDALVTKNDVIVYDVDAHACIIDGVRLHMGKRFTYRHNDVESMEKNLQRATKLAEENGGGILFITEGVFGMRGQQGKLKEVVEMKKKYNFRLLVDDAHGFGTLGATGAGAGEEQGVQDDIDVYFSTFAKSMANIGAFVAADKDIIDYLKYNLRSQMFAKALPMIQTIGSLKRLELLRQSSEIKDKLWVNVNALQNGLKEKGFNIGDTNTCITPVYLEGSIPEAMIMVNDLRENYGIFLSIVVYPVIPKGIILLRMIPTSSHTIADIDETLAAFEAIREKLENGTYKEIAERTTVDVS
- a CDS encoding NYN domain-containing protein; translation: MSTDNKELKLAVLIDADNVPYSNVKGMMEEITKFGTPTTKRIYADWTKPNAGGWKSVLLEHAITPIQQYSYTVGKNSSDSAMIIDAMDLLYSDKVDGFCIVSSDSDFTRLAIRLRESGMKVIGIGEKKTPNSFIVACDRFVYIEVLDGAIKKKLPKRTSDPKKLTEKPVEKSLNKIDIQTIELIETTIEDICDDDGWAFLGDVGNLIVKKKPEFDPRNYGFSKLTPMLKSLTDILEIDERDSDKKGIKHVFVRLRYS